The following are encoded together in the Onychostoma macrolepis isolate SWU-2019 chromosome 03, ASM1243209v1, whole genome shotgun sequence genome:
- the LOC131538151 gene encoding uncharacterized protein LOC131538151 isoform X2: MKGWLCTLLLLESFVFVVQQQVDGGLAENEISQQLSNEDRRQNPPQTDSLRDEASTDSQQYCHLSFPDIHAALRELTATVTEQKVNIRALETQLREDLNKKTDEISNLTESQVEELRKENRDREIAFSAALMESGGGHIGPFTTDITLTYRNVFTNIGNAYNPITGIFTAPLKGAYMFTFSVFGYGNPSTASAVSIMKNGEKVVMAYAHQAQYTVSSSKGVVLILEVGDVVYVRLWSGTTIYDNHNNHSTFSGYLLFPLK, from the exons ATGAAGGGTTGGTTAtgtacgctgctgctgctggaaaGCTTTGTGTTTGTGGTACAGCAGCAGGTAGATGGAGGACTCGCTGAGAATGAGATCAGTCAACAGCTCAGCAATGAGGACAGAAGACAGAATCCACCTCAGACAGACTCTCTGAGAGATGAAGCTTCGACTGACAGCcaacaatactgccatctgagCTTCCCTGACATCCACGCAGCACTGAGAGAGCTGACCGCCACCGTTACAGAGCAGAAAGTCAACATCAGAGCTTTAGAGACACAGCTGAGAGAAGACCTGAACAAGAAAACTGATG AAATTTCTAATCTTACTGAGAGTCAAGTGGAGGAGCTGAGAAAGGAAAATAGAG acagagagatagcaTTTTCAGCTGCACTGATGGAGTCTGGCGGTGGACATATCGGTCCTTTCACCACTGATATCACACTAACCTACAGGAACGTCTTCACAAACATAGGGAACGCCTACAACCCAATTACAG GTATTTTCACAGCTCCACTGAAAGGAGCGTACATGTTCACCTTCTCTGTCTTTGGTTATGGTAATCCCTCAACTGCATCAGCTGTCTCCATTATGAAGAACGGAGAGAAGGTGGTTATGGCATATGCTCATCAGGCTCAGTACACTGTAAGCTCCTCAAAAGGAGTCGTGTTGATTCTGGAGGTTGGAGATGTTGTCTATGTGAGACTTTGGTCTGGAACAACGATATATGATAACCATAATAACCACAGCACTTTCAGTGGTTACCTATTGTTTCCCTTAAAATAA
- the LOC131538151 gene encoding uncharacterized protein LOC131538151 isoform X1 — protein sequence MKGWLCTLLLLESFVFVVQQQVDGGLAENEISQQLSNEDRRQNPPQTDSLRDEASTDSQQYCHLSFPDIHAALRELTATVTEQKVNIRALETQLREDLNKKTDALETRLREQQTFILEELNKKTDEISNLTESQVEELRKENRDREIAFSAALMESGGGHIGPFTTDITLTYRNVFTNIGNAYNPITGIFTAPLKGAYMFTFSVFGYGNPSTASAVSIMKNGEKVVMAYAHQAQYTVSSSKGVVLILEVGDVVYVRLWSGTTIYDNHNNHSTFSGYLLFPLK from the exons ATGAAGGGTTGGTTAtgtacgctgctgctgctggaaaGCTTTGTGTTTGTGGTACAGCAGCAGGTAGATGGAGGACTCGCTGAGAATGAGATCAGTCAACAGCTCAGCAATGAGGACAGAAGACAGAATCCACCTCAGACAGACTCTCTGAGAGATGAAGCTTCGACTGACAGCcaacaatactgccatctgagCTTCCCTGACATCCACGCAGCACTGAGAGAGCTGACCGCCACCGTTACAGAGCAGAAAGTCAACATCAGAGCTTTAGAGACACAGCTGAGAGAAGACCTGAACAAGAAAACTGATG CCTTAGAGACACGACTGAGGGAACAACAGACGTTCATCCTGGAAGAGCTGAACAAGAAAACTGATG AAATTTCTAATCTTACTGAGAGTCAAGTGGAGGAGCTGAGAAAGGAAAATAGAG acagagagatagcaTTTTCAGCTGCACTGATGGAGTCTGGCGGTGGACATATCGGTCCTTTCACCACTGATATCACACTAACCTACAGGAACGTCTTCACAAACATAGGGAACGCCTACAACCCAATTACAG GTATTTTCACAGCTCCACTGAAAGGAGCGTACATGTTCACCTTCTCTGTCTTTGGTTATGGTAATCCCTCAACTGCATCAGCTGTCTCCATTATGAAGAACGGAGAGAAGGTGGTTATGGCATATGCTCATCAGGCTCAGTACACTGTAAGCTCCTCAAAAGGAGTCGTGTTGATTCTGGAGGTTGGAGATGTTGTCTATGTGAGACTTTGGTCTGGAACAACGATATATGATAACCATAATAACCACAGCACTTTCAGTGGTTACCTATTGTTTCCCTTAAAATAA